Below is a genomic region from Syngnathoides biaculeatus isolate LvHL_M chromosome 5, ASM1980259v1, whole genome shotgun sequence.
ATCAAggtcgtggaaaaaaaaatatcttacgTTTCATTTGACGTTCCTCTCAAATTTACcttcaaaatgcattttccaataaaaaaaattgcatcgaAATTATGAGGTGGTGCACCCAGTATTGCTTGAcatatttcaataaaatgtgtagTAAACATTGATCATTAAACAGACTTCGAGGGAAGTTGATCCaggaacatttttattattctttctgAGAAAGCGTTTCAAAGGCTGTAACTACAATGAATGATATTGTATTGTGATGTGTAGTAAATGGTAAATTGGGCTTTGTGCTCACGggacaaattatatatatttattaaatttgATGAATAGATTAGTTTTGTTTACCCAGTCagacatttgaataaaaataactcATGCGCATTTTAAACTGCATTATTTCTATTTTGATTATGTATAGAGTCACATATTtggtgaaattaaataaatacaatatataatacATGGATATCTTAAATTGTTAATTTGATcgaattggggggtggggtgggaatAAACATATTCATTGCGATATCATGTAAATATTCTACGGTGGAACGAATAAAAAGACGGACCTTTGGCCGCCCCTGTTTTAAATGGCTAAACAATGACAATCAACGTTGTAATTGAAGTTTACAGGAAAGAAACGAGGCAACGTGACACGGTTCTTGTGAATTCCGTGGACGCGGGCCCACTCGCGCCCTCTCCAGTGGGGAGTGGGCGCGGTTGCCACGGCGAcaacagcacaacttcagctGGCGCTCCGCCACCGGAGCGGCCGACATGTTGCCTGCGAGGAAGTCCAAAATGTCCAAAAGGATGGTGCAAAACCTCGCGGAAAACATTTGCAAGCAAGTGGCCCACTGTGAGTATGATTATTGTCttcttttggttgttgttgttgttgttgttttttttggtgcgcGCATCGAGCAACTTTTGACTCGCGTAACCCGCTGCAGCCGCACACGTGACCACGTTTCCCTGCTGTTTTATTGGTCCTAGTCAATAAAAAAGAGGCGCAGGGCCTTATCAGGGAGTTCCATTTTTTACTGGACGAGCAGGCGACTCCTGCGAGGTCAGTGGGCGGCTTGGACAGATGGAGGTTGAGAAGCTTTCTGCACGACACCTTTGGACTCACGAACGACACCATCATGGATGCAGGTACTGCACTGTAGCAGTTCAAAAGCCAGATTTTGGGGATCGAACGATAAAATATGATGAACGATGGAGGCATTTATGTGCTAACTGCCATCCGACCttagtttcaatgtgattgGTTACATCTGAACGCAGTCACGTCCCCCCAATTGTAATCtcggttgtttatttttatttttttttttctatttctcaaagatttttcaaatgaattgtaGCGGTtatggtggggggaaaaaagtttggaaatgatACTTCCGGGACTCATTTTTCTTTatataggtggcacggtgggtcagctgctaaggcgttggcctcagagttcggaggtcccgggttcaatccctgcctgtgtggagtgtgcatcttctccccgtgcctgcgtgggtttcctccgggtactccaggtTCCGCCCACTTCCCAAAAAGCTGCAACCtcaattgtacactctaaattgccccaaggtgtgattgtggctgtttgtctcaatgtgccctccgattggctggaaaccagttcagggtgaaccccgcctcctgcccgttgacagctgggataggctccagcactccctgtgaccctcgtgaggataagcagcaaataaaatggatggatggctatatatatatatatatatatatatacagtatatgacatTAACCATCTGAACAGGGATGTGTGGACTTTCACGTCAACATTATGTACACTTAGAGGTAGCAAAAgtactcttgtgaggataagcagctaaaaagatggatggatggacaacgagccggcatttgggctaacacgaaggaacaaagatcTACCTTCCTGCGGATAAAACTGGTCTAAACACAGGAGACCGCCAGAGcaggcgtctgctactaacgtcacttcctgcttcttcaccaaaacaaatccctcgagaggattttcatggcgggcgttacaaaaaaagccacatacgtcaaaatcatgttgggtgttggaaaaaaacacatgggtccattccatttttttttttaatgaaaaacttACTTAAAATGCTTTTGCTGTCAGTTGGACTTTCATGTTCAGCCTATGCAAACGTCTGAGTGGCGCTCAAACTGATGATTTGGCTGAAGATTTTCAAACAGTTCTGCACTTGTTGCTCCTTTTTTAACAgtcaaatgtttgattttgtcGACAAAATGTTCACCCGACGCGTGACGCGATCGCGTGTGGTCCTGCAGTGTTCCGGACATTTGACAAAGACAACGACGGATTTGTCGGCTTGAGAGAGTGGATCGAGGGACTCGCGATCGTTCTTCGTGGAACCTTGGACGAGAGAATAAAATGTCAGTCTGGAAAAAGCACACGATTCGGGCGAGGACTTGACCCGGGAATAATACGACGTACTTCTTTTCTCCCCCCGTTTTCCGCAAGACTGCTTCCACGTGTACGACTTAAACGCGGACAAGTACATCAGCAGGGAGGAGATGTTGCAAATGCTGAGGTACAGCCTGAGGCTACCTGGAGAGGAGGATCCTTACGACGGGATCAAGGACCTGGTGGAGATCACACTCAAGAGGATGGTGAGAACcctggtttttttgtttgtttgttttttttgggattggctccaaatGGAAACAATGAAGATATTCCtttatgtttttgacatactctGCAAATGAATTCTGAaatagggggatgggggggggactTCCAGGGGATGAAAAAAACCACAACCAGTTTTGAGAACTTCCAGTTGCTGCTCAAAGGTGGACCGGTTATTAAGTTTAGGgggcaacaatttttttttgttgttgttgttttttgacgCAGGGTTAGAAATTTTATTCTCccgaaataaataaaatccggcggcacagtggagcagctgtgaagcgtcagcctcacagttctgaggtcccgggttcgatcccgaacccaccgatgtggagtttgcatgttctccccgtgcctgcgtcggtttccttcgggcactcccggattcctcccgcatcccaaaaacatgcaacattaattggacacactaaattgcccgtaggtgtgattgtgagttcggctgtttgtctcgatgtgccctgcgattggcttgcaaccagttcagggtgtaaccccgcctcctgcccgttgacagctgggacgggctccagcactccccgcgacccttgtgaggataagcagccaagaaaaaggatggatggctATTGTCATATGTAATATTGTGATGTGCATGTGTATCACCAATTGGCTGGCGTTGATTgagtgaccctcatgaggataagcagctaagaaaatggatggctggataaaatCCCCATTTTGAAAAAACGTTAATTTATCTATTTACAATTGCTCTTCAATGATCTTCAATATTTAAACATTAACCTccaatatccatccagccatccattttctgagccgcttatcctcacgagggtgacagcgagtgctggagcctatcccagccgtcatcgggtaggaggcggggtgacgccctgaactggtcgccagcaaatcgcagggcacatcaagaaaaacaaccgtattcacaatcacacctacgggcaatttagtgtgtccaattaattttgcatgtttttgggatgtgggaggaatccagaGTGCTAAACTCCACATATGTGggttcgggatcgaacccgggacctcaggactgtgaggccaacgctttacagatgCTCCGCCAACCTCCAATATCTTAATgtgaaaatgcaacttttttttttttttttaaataattcttcTCTCCTCTCACACAGGACCACGACCACGACGACAGGCTGTCTTTGGACGACTTTGAGAAGTCCGTGAAAGCGATGAATCACATGCTGGAAGCCTTTGGAAATTGCCTCCCCAACACCACAGTGAGTCCGAACAGCCGCTCAGCAGCAAAAAACATCCCGAAGAACTTCTTCCACTAAAAATcctcttttctctctttctgcAGAGGATTGAGACTTTTGAGCAGCGCGTATTTCAGAGTCCCGTACACTGGTGATGCTGCCGTGCAAATATTATAGATATGTTACTATATCTATCCATGCAACTTGAATTCATTTACCTCAGCGCTTcttaatcattcacactcaacATTCACAGCTTCAGACAATTTCATGTGCACGTTTTCTCGGAATGTgcgaggaagctggagtacacGCAGAAAACTCACAAGGACTCtgtcaacaaatacaaaaaatatgtacaaagaaaCAAATTTATTAACAGTTGCGTTTTGATTATTAAATGCGCCGACGTGGTTTAATCTTCTTTTCCACTGGTTTGAAGTCGGGAACAGATTccacctaaaaaataaataaataaataaataaaggaaattTAATTTAGGAACTTTTATTTGTTACATATGAATTGAGTTCCCAAAAAGATTTATACTGGATCAGTGAagtgaaatacagtatttggttttgggtttttttgtttttgttttgggtgggAGAGGTGtatttttgctttcaaaattttaatttgcgtttaaatagaaaaatgaaattgttatCTTCCGATTGGAATCAGGCCTTTTCCACATGTGgataaaaatccaaaatgtaaCGGATATTTCCGATTCGAGCGGAGCATAAATGCACAGATCACTCCATGAACGCCAGCTAAACGTCACAATATGACATatgacaatatccatccatccattttcttagcagcttatcctcacaagggtcgcggggagcgctgtatcctatcccagttgtcaacgggcaggaggccagggtataccctgaattggttgccagccaatcgcagggcacgttgagacaaacagccacactcataatcacacctcggggcaatttagattgtccgattaatgttgcatatttttgcatcattaaatggacaaaaaatatgcaaatggcgcaggcatggtggatcagctggtaaagcgttggcgtcacagttctgaggatccgggttcgatcccggccccccaaCCCTGTGCATGCCTGGGTTTTATCCGGGTGGGccctccggttccctcccacatcccataaacgtgcaacattaattggacaccctaaattgcccctaggtgtgattgtgactgcggctgtttgtctccatgtgccctgcgatcggctggcgaccggttcacggtgtaccccgcctcctgcctgttgacagctgggataggctccagccctccccgcgaccctcgtgaggataagcggcgcagaaaatggatcgacCCGCAGTATCTTAACaatattaaaaagtcaatttcccCAACACCACAAATGGACCCACGACAGACGTGTGACCTGTTTCATTGTGTTCCTGATCCGGTCGACGGTTGCGTTCAGCGAGTGGTCGTCCATGTCCACTTTAGGCGCGTCCTCCAGTTTCGGTCCGATGAGCGGCGCATCTTTCCCGATGACCTCGGCCGGCGGGCGCGACGCCGGCTCTTCCGTCTTGCGTTTCCTGCTCTCCGAATGCGTCGTCCTCGGCACAAACGTGACGGCGGGCGGCTGATTGGAGGTCAGCGCGACTCCTGCGCCTCTCGATTCACGCGAGGGCTTTCGGAAGCGGCTGGACTTTGATGCCGGCGGCTCATTCGCGTCGACAACGGCGTTGTGCAACGTCCCCATTTTGTCCTCCGTCGGCGCCGTCCCGCAGTGGCTTGCGTGTGTGGAGTTGTGAAATTCCTGAGGCGGTGGCGGCAGCAACGGAAAGGCCCAATCCGCGTTCCAACGCTCTCCTCCGCTTGTTTGGCAGCGAGCGGGCATGGCGGCTGCTGCGGGTTGTTCTGGTTCTACTGGCTCTTGGTTCGTCGGTTCTTCCTGCTCCCTTTCTCGGACTTTAGAATAGAGAACACGCAATTGCAAGTAAATATGTAGACATAGATTTGGAAAACGCACGACCAAAATATTGATCCTTGGTTCTTCTCGAGCTCGTCTTTAATATTCAGTGGACAACTATCAGCACTTTTACTCGTGTAAAAggtacattttgttttcctctgaATATGGCAATATTTAAAACACTTATGCAAAAGTTAATTCAAGTAAAATGCACAACTTTTGTCGTTTCTTTTCAGCGCAGGTGTAGTAGTAATCGTCGTTCGTAGGACGGTACCTCTGTTGTGCAGCATCCTCATTACGTATCGCTTCCGGTCCTGAAGCTTCATCCTGGTGTCCTCCACGGTCTCGTATTCAGGGACGTAGCAAACGTGCAGCACGCCGCCGTAGAAACTCTTCTCGTCAATGTTTCGCTTGGCAGCTCTGGAAAAGACAATTcgcaaaaggcttttttttttttttttttttttaattcaggtgGGATCCACTGAGTGAATAACTTGTTTGAATATCATAAACGTCAACCCAACAGTAACTAGCTCTTggttggggggagaaaaaacagcaacatggaTCACGATTTATTTCTCTGTACAAATTACTGTCAGTTCAGTTTTTAGTTGTTATTGTTGTCAGGTTATTTAAACGGGTATTactttgacaaaaagaaaataataaaatacttgtATACTTCATCACGTTCATAGTCTCTAAACCTTTTAGTTTTGCTTAAGTACAGTTGAATCAGCTTTGCATTCATGagtataatttttttgcaaaaatatgtgTACCTGTGCCGCCTCTGTgtcactgatcttaaaaaaagactggatggctcattggccaccaaaactgaagtcgccaaaAGCAGACAtctgccatcttggtactcccaaaacaaccatgtcaACCTACGTGGTAATCACCAGTTTCgtagctgtgagaaaacattccacaggtaagttggaaagatttactttgacactgttaaagtttgtttggaaagttttgggtttttttctgatgagcttaattcacttgaacaaagttttgtttaaggTTGTCGTTGTTCAcagttcactctctgcttcacctttatcggccgacggtttttcgggaaaaagcgatgtcaatatttttcttaaacTCCATCAGTGGATGAGcaagagaaaacattttctgtgaaatttttgatgacttTCACACTACAGAacactgcaaattgaatttgattttcaaatgattttcaaatgcaaggaaaagttgaaatttttttaaaattggaaataggacgtcgcagagataAATGAACAATACGTTGAGCgtttgcgagtccttatttccgaaaatatatctaactgctTGACTTAAAATGCTTaggttttttttgctatgttatgatgatagtgcttcacatcgTATTTTGGGAAACGTTAACATAACAGAAATCGGGCccaaggtaatatgcaaggtttcttgctagtcaccgTGTTGTCTTGTCTTTCCTtagcacttagccttttttggcttaccaagtcgaattaaaaatccttcatgttaccagaactgaaaaaaatgtcaagctcacacgaccagttttaattctacatgccaaataaTTCAACCTGTAAGCCATGTCCTCCGGAGGTTTtgagagtaccaagatggcggccaaccggctcttcaaccaatcgacatatcCTTCGATGTGTTTGCTCTATCCAGTCCTGTTTTAGAGTCACTGCTCTGTGTATTACTATAATTAATCCAAAGTACTATGGACCTGGCGCTTGTGAGCTTCTGGAACTTGACAAGGTAGACCTCGGTGAACTCTTCGGCGGGGTACTCGTCCAAGGGCCTGTACTCCTGCACGACTCCATACAAGGCGCACAGCTGGATGAGTTCTGTCATGACTCCGATGGCGGGGACCCCTTGCACCATCACATAACACGACTCCAAATTGACGGTGTACACCTGACACGAGGACAGACGAGAAGACGCCGTTGCCGGTTTTAAAGCGCTTTGTTTACTACACTTGGGGGCGCACACGGGACTTCGCAGGTAAGCTACAATGTCCGGCTCTCGATTTTATACGACAAGGGAGGACTGTAATGGCTTACTTTAACGGCCCTGGCTTTCCTCCCCTCTCGATATTTTGGTCGAGATATGCACACTTTCCGCTGTTCGTGGTGTTTGTAAACCTCCGGAGCCTTCCAGCAGTTGCTAGTCGACGCCATGTTTGCTCGACACACGATTCCGCTTTGTGCTCTGTCAAAATAAGAGCCGGTACTCAAAAGTTGCTAGGGAATTGGCGTGAACATCACTTTTGTTGTGAAACGTAACGGGAAGTCAATGACGAGTTCCGCTAAGGGAGGCAAAGTTATCCCGTTTTTGCTAGCTATCGCAACTCTTTTAGCTCTCCAAACGACACAAAATAATTTCGTATCACACAATGGCATGTCTGATGATAACTGAAAATGTGGACTATCACTTTCAAAATTGGTCTTGATGTGAAAATATTTCTACAACCACAGTTCAAACTCGACATGGATCCTATGACGCTAGGACTCCAGACAAGTTTACAAATTTTACTGAGAAAttatcacataaaaaaaatttaagaatCTGAAATAATATTACTTGCGTCCCATTTAAAGCAATTTCCGATATAATCttttgtttagtttcttccGGGACTGTATACGATTGGAAACAGGTGGATACGCAGGTTCATTGTATCTTCTGCCATCTCGTGGATGAGCATGTAATTGCTCTGCTGTCACTTCATTGCTGGTATAGAAGATGAACCAAGAGACATTATTTAATGTCATAAATGATGGCTTTTAGACCATGAAAGGGAAAGgtggttattattattgttgtaattATAATTTCCTACAGCACATCTGGCGATTTCCCACAACACAGTGGTTAAGGAATCACTGCACAAGATCGTCGCGTTATAAATTGCTTACTTTTGCTGTTAATCGTGACAATGATGAATTATTGACAGGTGAATCGCTCATCAAGGCTTTAAAATCAGCTGAAATGCTTAAGATCCCAATATTGTGCAAGATGACATCCACCCAGATCGCGTACACGTACACATGCTCCTTCGCTGGCTCGAGATTTGATCTTCCATGTAAATAACCaagtacaacatttttttttttttttttggcctgcaTTTAAGGTCAGACACGCAACCACTAAAACATGATAACCCCGATTGCAACGAGCGAAGCCGGATAAATGCTACATTTGGAACTGCGCTCCATGTTCTGTGATTATGGAGAAACGCCAGCGTATGACATGCTTTGCAATTTGAAAGCCGCACGGGGCAGCATcctctgttattttttttttttctttttctcgagTGATTTACAGTAAATGTCATGTTAAGTACATTTTTCTGCTGAGGATTTTTGAACATGACCAGTTTGTAGCCGTTTCATTAAAACGCAGTGATGTGGTGATGGGAAATAATTCAGAAGAGCTCGAGATCTACTACTTAAGTCGGAGGCAAATTTACCACTGTTATAATTTGTGCCGCTggcatacatttgaaaaattgcgGACGTGACCCAAACACCTGTCAGTCAAGTTTGAATAAACCCATTAATgttcgaggggaaaaaaaaaaatctgtgctaGTGTGGGAAAAAgtgacagaaaagcagatgttCTCACGTCTCTTTTTGCGCCGGCATGCTTTGTGTCGCCGCACGGACACGTCGCAATGTTCTCACATCATTCTTCCAACTTGAGCCTGTCATCATTGTCTTTTTGAGCCGAGTGACGTCGTTGAAGCTGCAAATTATCAGGCCGTctattttccttgccgcttatcctcacgagggtcgcggggactgccggagcctatcccagctgtcaacgggcaggaggccggggtacaccctgaactggtcgccagccaatcgcagggcacatcgagacaagcagtcgcactcataatcacacctaggggcaattcagagtgtccaattaatgttgcatatttttgggatgtgggaagaaacaggagtgaccggagaaagcccacataggcatggggagaacaaactccacacaggtcggccggaattgaaccctggacctcaggacATCACTCTTCAAGCCTTACTTTGTATAATATGTCCACCCTGTTTTGCTATAATTTCTTATATAtgatgggcagcacggtgagcagctggaaagtgttggtctcacagttctgaggtcctgggttcaatcccggacccgcatgtgtggggtttgcatgttctcccgatgcttgcgtgggtttttctccaggcactccagtttcctcccacatccccaaacacgtgcgacattaattggacactctaaattgcctcgaggtgggattgtgagtccgaccgtttgtctcgacgtcccctgcaattggctggcgacccgttcagggtgtaccctgcctcctgcctctgggatacactccagcacgccccgcatccctcgtgaggataagcggcaaagaaaccgTTTGTTCTATTTTACGATACCTGCACTTCCAGAGAGAACGAGGAGAACCAAATGCTTCATTCTCTCCATTCCTCAGACCGGACGGTGTTAATGTAAGCGCAAGCTCTCATATTCAGCAATGTGAGAGCTCTTATCTCCTTGTTCTCAGGGTCCGTTTTCGTCACACCTCAAACTCCGCAAGACATCTGCTACAAAGTGTTTATATGTTTACAGTACAGTAGACATGCTGAAGGTTGAGCACAGCCACgttaaataaacacttttttcatgttaaaacaACGAAAATGTGTTATCTCAAATAGACATTTGTTTAAAGAAAAGCTTGGTTCCACCaaaatgaaacataaaacaGGAACGTTTTGAAACGACAACACAAAAGCCCAGACCTAAACTCACAGCATAACCTGAATAAAAGGTTGTCCACGTCCTCACAGAGCTTTTGCGAGGAAAACTGGACAAATCCTGCTGACATAACCCTGATGAAAAAAGTGCTTGTATTGGAAATAATGTGACAACCTGTACGATTCAACTGGAAaataaattaccgtaatttccagccaacagagtgcacctgattataagcctcacccggtacattcgtaaaggaaataccatttggtacatacatacgccgcagctgtgtaaaagctgcaattgcccacactgaaacgcgagatatttaccaagaaaAATGGTACGcggaagagttttcaaagttttgataccttagcttagcttaacatagcaacaacatggtagaaCGAACAGGGCGGgacaaaaaaactaacaaacatacaggtaaaaaaaaaaaaaaaacagcagcggcagctacacagtagcaacacggtcgcacagcactaacagggtcagttagaaaaaaaaacatacctacatcactgagacgtggcagcaacacgctagcactgcgctaatgcTTGCGtggagctaacagggccggttaaaaaaaaacatactggtaaaactcactgagaaacggcagcaacatgctagcacagcgctaacgctagcgcagcgctaacagggccgtttagaAAAagtacataccggtaaaaatcactcagacacggcagtaacactgcagcaacacgctatcacagtgctaatgctagcgcagcactaacagccctttaagaaacacacacataccggtaaaagtcacttcctctgcacctatattccaccggcctcttcccttttccgctcgagtgcccccttgcggccgttagaaaaaatgcacaaatttaaaccgcggggttgaaagcatgCGAAAAAATTTGCGGCTTATCGGCCAGAAATGATGGTAATTCTTTCCTGAACAGtactattataattatttttaagtttTGAAGTGTTAGAGCTCACAGTTAACcattttgagttgttttttccatgtatttgtttctatttatttaatttctgatttaatgtacacagtacatacagtaatagtTCATTGATCATTATGACAAGAAAATACATTGTGGCTGTGTTGCAATACATGATATTCTCAATGTCACCCACCACATTGCTAAAAACTCAAATGTGAGTCATCTGTACGTTACGAGTCCGTAATTCATTTCACTTTATGGATGTGAAATGAAAATACGAAGTCATTGTGTGGCGGCTTTATGAGTCATAGCGGTTTAGTCGTGTATGAACATATAGGCGGTAATCAACAACAGACGGGAACACATTTAATTGTGAGCGTGCGTTGAACCAAAGCCTGTGATTATGCACTTAAGGCTAAAATCCAACACATTCCAGCACGGGCAGGTTGTACccccgttttttttgtttttttttttgtaaacatccatcatcatcatcatcatcatctccatctctgctctttgacttcaaataacacacacacacacacacgcaaattgAATCGGCCCCACCCGGCTGCGTCTTTCTTTGAAAACGACTCCTGTGATTTGACTCTTGGGATGTTTCATTTCTTTGCATTTCATGGGACCGTAAATAACTTCACTCAAGTCCAATTTACTTGTAAAATTGTGAGGAATGATAACAAAAATGGCATCTTtggatatgcaaaaaaaaaaaaaaaagggccataCCAATGAAGAAGTTCGTGTGACACTTTCTTTTCCTGAATTCGGCTACGAACCAAAAACATTGTAGGAGCCCATTTTCACTcggaagttgttgttttttttttttcatttccaaatttCTCTTCCGATGTTAGTATTATGGcaccacggtggatcagctgataaagcactggcctcacagttctgaggatttgggttcaatcccggacccgccggtgtggggtttgcatgttctccccatgcttgcgtgggtttttctccacgcactccagtttcctt
It encodes:
- the rbm48 gene encoding RNA-binding protein 48 isoform X1, which translates into the protein MPAQKETAQSGIVCRANMASTSNCWKAPEVYKHHEQRKVCISRPKYREGRKARAVKVYTVNLESCYVMVQGVPAIGVMTELIQLCALYGVVQEYRPLDEYPAEEFTEVYLVKFQKLTSARAAKRNIDEKSFYGGVLHVCYVPEYETVEDTRMKLQDRKRYVMRMLHNRVREREQEEPTNQEPVEPEQPAAAAMPARCQTSGGERWNADWAFPLLPPPPQEFHNSTHASHCGTAPTEDKMGTLHNAVVDANEPPASKSSRFRKPSRESRGAGVALTSNQPPAVTFVPRTTHSESRKRKTEEPASRPPAEVIGKDAPLIGPKLEDAPKVDMDDHSLNATVDRIRNTMKQVESVPDFKPVEKKIKPRRRI
- the clxn gene encoding calaxin isoform X2 — protein: MEVEKLSARHLWTHERHHHGCRWHGGSAAKALASEFGGPGFNPCLCGVCIFSPCLRGFPPVFRTFDKDNDGFVGLREWIEGLAIVLRGTLDERIKYCFHVYDLNADKYISREEMLQMLRYSLRLPGEEDPYDGIKDLVEITLKRMDHDHDDRLSLDDFEKSVKAMNHMLEAFGNCLPNTTRIETFEQRVFQSPVHW
- the clxn gene encoding calaxin isoform X1 yields the protein MLPARKSKMSKRMVQNLAENICKQVAHFNKKEAQGLIREFHFLLDEQATPARSVGGLDRWRLRSFLHDTFGLTNDTIMDAVFRTFDKDNDGFVGLREWIEGLAIVLRGTLDERIKYCFHVYDLNADKYISREEMLQMLRYSLRLPGEEDPYDGIKDLVEITLKRMDHDHDDRLSLDDFEKSVKAMNHMLEAFGNCLPNTTRIETFEQRVFQSPVHW
- the rbm48 gene encoding RNA-binding protein 48 isoform X2; translation: MGRKAQSGIVCRANMASTSNCWKAPEVYKHHEQRKVCISRPKYREGRKARAVKVYTVNLESCYVMVQGVPAIGVMTELIQLCALYGVVQEYRPLDEYPAEEFTEVYLVKFQKLTSARAAKRNIDEKSFYGGVLHVCYVPEYETVEDTRMKLQDRKRYVMRMLHNRVREREQEEPTNQEPVEPEQPAAAAMPARCQTSGGERWNADWAFPLLPPPPQEFHNSTHASHCGTAPTEDKMGTLHNAVVDANEPPASKSSRFRKPSRESRGAGVALTSNQPPAVTFVPRTTHSESRKRKTEEPASRPPAEVIGKDAPLIGPKLEDAPKVDMDDHSLNATVDRIRNTMKQVESVPDFKPVEKKIKPRRRI